The Bacteroidota bacterium genome includes a window with the following:
- a CDS encoding RNA polymerase sigma factor has translation MSATSPQRQSVPVKAQTPGSLPASREALRAERKQADMVLVEKAREGDRKAFRTLVDQYQESVALTVVSMLGRSAEVDDVVQEAFIRCYQTLYRFRGEASFATYIKKIAINKSLDVLRRRKRFFGRLLSRDDPQQVVDEQTTTPEGLEQQERARLVHEAIAALPPKHRAVVVLRMIEGYSTEETAQLLDLPYGTVLSRLSRAQKKLKNVLAPLMR, from the coding sequence TTGTCTGCAACCTCGCCACAGCGTCAATCTGTGCCAGTTAAAGCGCAAACGCCAGGAAGCCTGCCGGCTTCTCGGGAGGCTTTGCGTGCTGAACGGAAGCAAGCAGATATGGTGTTGGTTGAGAAGGCACGAGAGGGGGATCGTAAGGCGTTTCGTACCCTGGTAGATCAATACCAGGAAAGTGTAGCCCTTACGGTGGTCTCCATGCTGGGGCGATCTGCGGAGGTGGATGATGTCGTACAGGAAGCGTTTATCCGGTGTTACCAAACGCTGTACAGGTTTCGGGGAGAGGCGAGTTTTGCAACATACATCAAGAAAATTGCAATCAACAAGTCGCTTGATGTCCTGCGCCGGCGCAAACGTTTTTTTGGTAGATTGCTGAGCCGCGACGACCCCCAACAGGTTGTTGATGAGCAGACAACCACGCCTGAGGGCCTGGAGCAACAAGAACGGGCGCGGCTTGTACACGAAGCAATTGCCGCATTGCCACCCAAACACCGTGCAGTTGTGGTCTTGCGGATGATCGAAGGGTATTCGACAGAAGAAACCGCACAATTGCTCGATTTACCCTACGGCACAGTATTGTCGCGATTGAGTAGGGCACAAAAAAAACTAAAAAATGTGCTAGCTCCCCTGATGCGTTAA
- a CDS encoding sugar phosphate isomerase/epimerase family protein, translating into MLRRSFLKLSTSALASTILPVQFGALKNGSRKFTMSLNPGAIGVGAPLDELISYAADFRFEALSPPVSEVRNLSDAQREAVLARLKQHNLAWGSAGLPVDFRKDAATFKSGVEALPGTAAQLKKAGVTRMNTWIMPRHDTLTYRENFAQHAARLREIATILGDNGIRLGLEYVGPYTLRARWRYSFVHSLKETQELLAAIDRPNAGVVLDSFHWFTAHETAEDLLSLNNADIVACDLNDARIGFSVDEQVDGKRMLPAATGVIDLKAFLEVLIGIGYDGPVRAEPFNKTLNDLPNEPAVAATSAAMHEAFNLI; encoded by the coding sequence ATGCTTCGCAGATCTTTTCTAAAACTGTCGACTTCGGCGCTCGCGTCAACCATCCTGCCCGTTCAATTCGGTGCCCTAAAAAACGGCAGCCGTAAGTTTACCATGAGTTTGAACCCCGGCGCAATAGGGGTCGGGGCACCCCTTGACGAATTGATCAGCTATGCTGCTGACTTCAGATTTGAGGCATTGTCTCCCCCTGTTTCAGAAGTACGCAACCTCAGTGATGCACAACGCGAAGCAGTATTGGCACGATTGAAACAACACAATTTGGCGTGGGGATCTGCCGGCCTGCCTGTTGACTTCAGGAAAGATGCAGCCACGTTTAAGTCCGGCGTTGAGGCCCTACCCGGCACAGCCGCCCAGTTAAAAAAAGCCGGCGTCACACGCATGAACACCTGGATCATGCCACGACACGATACCCTTACGTACAGAGAAAACTTCGCGCAACATGCTGCGCGCCTGCGTGAAATCGCGACGATCCTCGGAGACAATGGCATACGCCTGGGACTCGAATACGTGGGCCCGTATACCCTGCGCGCCCGATGGCGCTACAGCTTCGTGCATTCCCTGAAAGAGACACAAGAGTTACTGGCCGCCATAGACCGCCCGAATGCAGGTGTTGTACTTGACAGCTTCCACTGGTTTACCGCACACGAAACTGCCGAAGACCTGCTGAGCCTCAACAATGCCGACATCGTTGCGTGTGACCTAAACGACGCGCGCATTGGCTTTTCAGTGGATGAACAGGTGGATGGAAAACGCATGCTACCAGCCGCAACTGGTGTGATAGACCTAAAAGCATTCCTGGAAGTACTCATTGGAATTGGCTACGACGGTCCAGTTCGCGCAGAGCCTTTTAACAAGACCCTGAACGACTTACCCAACGAACCTGCCGTTGCCGCGACAAGCGCAGCCATGCATGAGGCATTCAATCTTATTTAA
- a CDS encoding FG-GAP and VCBS repeat-containing protein, which translates to MALRTYSPLLLVWLAALLACAGCAPASQSPPAIPVFEAQVIDDEISIGYGLAIGHVDRDNKPDILLADKNQFAWYRNGTWDRHVLIENLTERDNVALAARDIDGDGRVEIAVGAMWNPGETTDKNMSGAVYYLIQPPEPTMQWEPVQLPHDPTTHRMQWVKVGETAYDLVVLPLHGIGNSSGVGDGVHIQAYTPPANPRDPWKTRVLDDNMHLTHNFDVVEREDAAVLYVAGKEGVRQIGFDGHWANAATPLEGVNSAAGEVRVGMLVDKPLVATIEPMHGNKLVAYIGDGERQRVVLDTTFAQGHALAVADVLGLGRDQIVAGWRNPDANDQVGIRLYIPDETGSSWSIFLIDENTMACEDLKVADLNADGKPDIIAAGRATRNLVVYWNKSS; encoded by the coding sequence ATGGCTCTACGCACGTACTCCCCCTTGTTACTTGTATGGCTTGCAGCTTTGCTGGCATGCGCTGGCTGCGCACCAGCAAGCCAGTCACCTCCTGCGATACCCGTCTTCGAAGCCCAGGTTATTGACGACGAGATTTCTATCGGCTATGGCCTGGCCATTGGCCACGTCGATCGTGACAATAAACCAGACATTTTGCTGGCAGATAAAAACCAGTTTGCCTGGTATCGTAACGGCACCTGGGATCGCCACGTACTTATCGAAAACCTGACTGAGCGCGACAATGTGGCGCTTGCTGCGCGCGACATCGACGGGGATGGTCGCGTTGAGATTGCTGTCGGCGCCATGTGGAATCCTGGAGAAACCACAGACAAAAACATGTCGGGCGCTGTGTACTACCTGATCCAGCCGCCAGAACCAACCATGCAGTGGGAGCCCGTTCAGTTGCCACACGACCCTACCACGCACCGCATGCAATGGGTAAAGGTTGGAGAAACTGCTTACGATCTGGTGGTGCTGCCGCTACACGGTATTGGAAACAGCAGCGGCGTCGGTGATGGTGTACATATTCAGGCCTATACGCCGCCGGCAAACCCCAGAGATCCCTGGAAGACACGGGTACTGGACGATAACATGCACCTCACCCACAATTTTGATGTAGTGGAACGTGAGGATGCCGCAGTGCTTTATGTTGCCGGCAAAGAAGGGGTTCGCCAAATCGGGTTTGACGGCCACTGGGCTAATGCAGCCACCCCCCTGGAAGGGGTCAACAGCGCCGCCGGCGAAGTACGGGTAGGCATGCTGGTCGACAAGCCCCTCGTTGCCACCATTGAGCCTATGCATGGCAACAAACTGGTTGCCTACATCGGTGATGGGGAACGTCAGCGCGTCGTACTTGATACCACTTTTGCACAGGGGCATGCACTTGCTGTTGCGGATGTATTGGGCCTCGGGCGCGATCAAATTGTTGCCGGCTGGCGCAATCCCGACGCCAATGACCAGGTAGGCATCAGGCTTTACATCCCCGATGAAACGGGTAGCTCGTGGTCTATTTTTCTTATCGATGAAAACACCATGGCCTGCGAAGACCTCAAAGTGGCAGACCTTAACGCTGACGGCAAACCAGATATCATTGCAGCTGGCCGCGCTACCCGTAACCTCGTCGTTTACTGGAACAAGTCATCCTAA